The Bradyrhizobium sp. CCBAU 051011 DNA segment CTCAACACGAACTCACCACGCCGCTACGACGGGTTGCCCGAACCGGCTTATCCGTTCCATGATCGCGACGGGTCGTCACAGCATGCGATCGCCTCCATCGGCACACGAAAAACCTCTTCACCCGTGCTGACCGGCCAAAGGCTTGGCATCACAGAAAACGCCAGCACTGCTCGCCAGCTTCATGCACTTTAATTTCGGGTACTTTGACTTGGAGCACAGACGATGGCGGAGAGGGAGCGATTGCCGCGCGGCTCAGACAAATCAAATAAAATCAGCGACTTATTGTACGCCCGATTGCTGCGCGTGTGTACCAGCCGCGTATCCCGAGTTCGGATGCGGTCGGGCATAGCGTGTGGTCCTATATCCTTCGAACGCTTTTTGAGCACTCACGCGCGTCCAAAAGCGGGAAACGGGACCGTTCATCGGCAAGGCATAGTCACCAAGCACATGAAGTTGCCGCTCACTTTGATCGTCGACGCAAATTACGGGCTGCTTCGATGTGCCAGGACATCCCCATTGCCTCAAACAGGCCCTCTGCCTGGTCTAGCAGTTCGGCTACGTGCTCATGTTCTCCGCGAGCAGCGCGCATCTCGGCGTCACAGAGCTGCGTGATCGCAATCTCATGGCGCGCTCCTCTGGCAAGAGCGTTCTTCATCGCCAGAGCGAGATATATTTCCGGCGAAGTCCGGCCGTGTCCGGCAGCCGAGGCGCGAGCCATCGCGCGATAGGCCATGGCTTCGCCCAACCGATCATGCTGTCGACTGCGCAACACCGCGCGCGCCGCGTGATGCCTCGCCTGCTGCCATCGTTCACTTTCAACCAAGCCGTCTGCCAACCAACCATGATTCAACGAGACAAACAGTCCTCGATTACGCTTCTCAAGCCATGACGTGGCATCTACGATCGCCTGCAACGATTTCTGGGATCTTTGCGTCATCCAACTCGCATATCCGCCCAATGAAAGGCTCTGCGCATACAAATACAGGCTCTTCACCCGCTCCGCGACATGCTGGCCCTTCACCGCGGATGTTCGCGCGTCCTCCCAGCGGCCCTGCCACAAGCTGACGGCGCTTCGCAAACATAAAACCGATGCCTCAACCTCATGGCCCGAGTTCTGAACTGCATCCAATGCTTCCTCGAAACATGCGTGTGCCTGCTCGAACAGCCCACGGTCACCGAGCACCGATGCTTTGCAAGCCAACGAATAAGCAAGTGCAACGGCGGGCCGGCCGCTTTTGCGGAATTGGCGCTTTATCGAGATTGCCTCGTCAAGCAGTACGAGGGACTTGTCGTATTCCGCGGCCGCCGCGCAGGCCTGCCCCAATACCGCTTGAATTTGCACAGCAAGCGGTTCGTCGCCGACGGCCGTGGCACGCGCAAGCGCGGTTTCCAAACAGCTTGTAGCATAAGCCAGTTCCCCTAGCGCATAGTTGATATTTCCGACCCAGTATTCAGCCCGTGCAAGCGCGCGCTGATCCTGGCGAGCAGTCGCAAGGACGACGGCACGTTGCAGGAACTGAAGCTGATCCCTTGACGGATCAAATACGCAGGCCAAAGCCAGCCGTTGCGCGATAGAGAGCCAACGTTCATAGTTTTCTTGAGAAGAATCCGGATCGAGAGCAGAGAGAGCAGCACCATATTGTATTTGGGCACGGTCCAAAGCCGAGGCGGCGGCCGCTTTATCTCCCGCGGCCTCAGCGTACTGAGCGGCCTCGACCACCTGCCCGCATGCGCCGTAGTGATATGCAAGTAGCTCCCAGGCTTCTTCTTGCGCGCCCGACGGCCCGTCTTCTTTCAGCGTGTCAGCGATACGTTTATGCAGTGCATTGCGCTGGCGCAGACCGACTGAGTCGTAGATCACATCGCGCGCAATGCCGTGCTTGAATCGAAGGGTTCCCGATTGCTCGCCAGGAAAAATGATATCTTGCACAGCGAGCGTTGCGACAAGTGGATGATTTCCCCCACAGCCAGTGAGCCTTTCAAGCAGCCAGATGGGAATGACATTGCCAATGACGGCTGCCGTGCGAACCAGATCAATCTGCTCGGGCTGCAGTCGCTCGACACGGGATTCTATGAGCTTGTCCAACCACGCCTCGCCGATGTGAATGCGGCCAATGCGGTGGTGATGTGGACTGTCGTGAGCAACGGAGTGGCATAGCTCCTCAATAAACAGCGGATTGCCACCAGAGAGCTCCCTAATCTTTGTAACGGTGAAAGGATTGCTTCCAGGAACCAGTTGACGAATGATTTCCTCAGCTTCGTCGGCGCTGAAAGGGGCAAGGGTCAAGATAGTCGCGTCACCGACTGCCACATTACCAGCACCAAGCTCGCGGCTTGCGACGAGCACGAACAATGTCCGATTATCAAGGCGTCTTATTGCTTCGAGTACCTGACGCGACGCGGCGTCCGCCCATTGCCAATCGTCGATGAACAGCACCACAGGTTTCGAGGTGGCCAACACATCGAAAAGCTTGCATATTGCGGCAATTGTGTTTTCCGGAGCAACATTGCGCGCTTCCAATTGACTGTTCACGGGATCCAGCGAAAGAGCGCGCAGGAATTCAGGCCGATAGTTGAGGAGGTCGGGATCGATCTCGCCGAGTGTTTTCTCGAGCACCTCAGCGGCGCGCGCAGCTGTCATTCCATGATCCAGGCCTAGCAACGATCGGAGAATCTGGAGGAATGGCTGTAAAGGTTCAGCGCTTAGATAGCTTTCGCAGTAGCCTCGCAGTATCCGGCAATCGGAATTTGCCGAGCCGCGGAGAAATTCCTCGACGAGCCGGGTCTTTCCCATGCCTGCTGGTCCAACGATAGCAACATATTGCGGCTTGTCTCTTATGACGTCGTAGAGGCTTCCCTTCAGAGCCTGGAGCTCGGTTTGACGGCCTATGAAGGATGTTAGCCCCCGCATCGATCTGGCTTCGAATCGTGTGCCGACGGCAGCGCGACCGAGGATTCCGTAGACCGCGATCGGCGGGATTATCCCTTGAAGGTTGAGGGAGCGCCTGGGCGTGGTCGCATAGAAATGGCTTTCAGCACCTAGCGTCTCTTCGCTCACTATAATCTCGTCGCTTTGCGCAACGTCGGAAAGGCGCGCTGCAACATTTACAGCGTTGCCCAACAGATCAAGTCGTCCGTGAAGATCATCCCCATCGGCAAGAAGTACCAAGCCGGAGTGAATTCCGGTATGCAAATACAGGGGCGGCAAGGTGCGGGGTGAGAGGTCGAGTGGAATTCTTCGAACGAATTCGTGAAGATCAAGTGCGGCCTCGGTCGCTCGGCGTCCATCGTCCTCATGTGTTTCCGGATAGCCGAAGCTAGCCAGTAGGCCGTCCCCCCGAATCTGGACAATCGTTCCACCATGCCTTGGGATGATGTCCTCATAGGCGCGGCGGAGGTGATTCAGCAGATCCGAAAAGTCTTCGGCCTCCATACCTGCCGCGAGGCGAGCAGAATCGGACAAATCCGAAAAGAGGATCGCAAGATATCTACGCTGTGATCTTGCCTCTTCCTGTCTTCGATTGGTCATCGCACTCACTGTGCCGCGTAAAGGGCTTCCTCTTGGGACGGCAGTTGGCAGCGGAAGCTCGCATCGCCAGATTGAGTGCCACGAACCTATACCTTTTTGCACATGCGTGCGAGCGCAGAAGTTCAGCCGCGAAACGGGAGGTGTTTGCGCGGTATTCGAGTGGCCCGCCGTGCGTCAGCCGCCGTTACGTAGGCTCACGGTCAGTTGCACGGGCGACATCGTCGGCCGCAGCCGGGTGAATTCCAGCAATCCGGCCAGCATGCCTAGCATGACACCGATAGCCATCTTGTGGGCCGGGCAAGCATGGGTGGGGTGGTCCTTCTCGCTGCGCTTGCCGCCGAAGATGAGGTACAGGCCGTCATCGTCGCCCTTGCTCAGGCATTCTTGCGTCGCGGAGACGATGCTCACCACGATTCGGTCGCCCGGACGGACCTCAACTGGCCCGATAAAATGCGGCACCAGCGCGGTACGCCACACGAGTTCTGGCACAGGACGCAACAGCAAGGTTTCCTCCAATTGCGGCATCAGGACCTGCCTGGCTCTCTCCAGGCGGTCCTCGGTTGCATCGGCCAGATAGGCGAGCTGATGGTCCCAAAGCGAGCGGTCGGTGATCCACTCAAGAAGCGCTCCACGGATATTGCCGTCGACAGTCGGAAGAAATCCCATCATTACGCCGATCAGCGTGCTCGTACGCTGGTCCCCTTGATATCCCTCGAAGATCGCCTTCCCGAGTTTCCCCTGTGGTGTCCCGCCGGCTTCGAAGAACCTCCCGATCGCAGCTTTCAGCAGTTGGCCATGTTGCTGTCCTGCCAGGCTCGCCGGCGGTCCCGGATTGGGCTGGAACATGTAGCGCGACGGCGAGTGAAAGTGGCCGGGGCAGGTCGGAGGGCCGGCGGATCGCCAATCCCACCCCCCGCGCTCGACAAATTTGTCATCCGGCACGCCGAACCACTCGTTACTGATGCGCGCCAGAACGTCGTCCACGAAGTCCTTCACCTCCAGTCTTGTCTCGGCGCCGTCCGGGACGAGGTGATTCAGGGCATCCCGCGTATGCTTGAACGCGCTCTCGAACCCATCTCGAATGGTGACACCCATGAGAGCGTCGTTGGCCGGGCGGGACTCCTTGCAGTAGCTCGACATGGGCAGCCCGTCATCGTCCTTGCCCAGGAAGATTTCGCCAAAGGAGGCCTTCATGCGCTCCGCATAGCCCGTCACCGTGTAGTGCCGGTCGCGGTTATTGAACACGCGATTGACCAACTCCTTGCTGCATATCAACACGCCATATGGCGTTCGGAGCACCCCTCCGTGCAACTCCCGTACAGCCGTCCACACCACCTGGCTGATGCCCGACGTACGTGCGGATAAATCCTCCAGCACGATCTTCCATTGCTCCGCCGCCGCGTCAAAGCCCTTGAATTGCTCGGCACGGCGCAGTTTGGCAATGAACTCCTCACCCCTGCGCGCCTCCATCGCCAGTCGCAAGGTGCGCTGATCTTCCTTCGTCTTGCGGTGGCGGTCGTCTGCGCCCTCCTCAATCTTCGCAGCCAGGTCTGCGATCGACTTAAGTTCGGCGATCGCCTTGATCGACGGGACGAAGGCGTAGAGACCCCATTCCAGCTTGACGACCGGCCTTTCGGGATCCAGCTTCACG contains these protein-coding regions:
- a CDS encoding AAA family ATPase, with the protein product MTNRRQEEARSQRRYLAILFSDLSDSARLAAGMEAEDFSDLLNHLRRAYEDIIPRHGGTIVQIRGDGLLASFGYPETHEDDGRRATEAALDLHEFVRRIPLDLSPRTLPPLYLHTGIHSGLVLLADGDDLHGRLDLLGNAVNVAARLSDVAQSDEIIVSEETLGAESHFYATTPRRSLNLQGIIPPIAVYGILGRAAVGTRFEARSMRGLTSFIGRQTELQALKGSLYDVIRDKPQYVAIVGPAGMGKTRLVEEFLRGSANSDCRILRGYCESYLSAEPLQPFLQILRSLLGLDHGMTAARAAEVLEKTLGEIDPDLLNYRPEFLRALSLDPVNSQLEARNVAPENTIAAICKLFDVLATSKPVVLFIDDWQWADAASRQVLEAIRRLDNRTLFVLVASRELGAGNVAVGDATILTLAPFSADEAEEIIRQLVPGSNPFTVTKIRELSGGNPLFIEELCHSVAHDSPHHHRIGRIHIGEAWLDKLIESRVERLQPEQIDLVRTAAVIGNVIPIWLLERLTGCGGNHPLVATLAVQDIIFPGEQSGTLRFKHGIARDVIYDSVGLRQRNALHKRIADTLKEDGPSGAQEEAWELLAYHYGACGQVVEAAQYAEAAGDKAAAASALDRAQIQYGAALSALDPDSSQENYERWLSIAQRLALACVFDPSRDQLQFLQRAVVLATARQDQRALARAEYWVGNINYALGELAYATSCLETALARATAVGDEPLAVQIQAVLGQACAAAAEYDKSLVLLDEAISIKRQFRKSGRPAVALAYSLACKASVLGDRGLFEQAHACFEEALDAVQNSGHEVEASVLCLRSAVSLWQGRWEDARTSAVKGQHVAERVKSLYLYAQSLSLGGYASWMTQRSQKSLQAIVDATSWLEKRNRGLFVSLNHGWLADGLVESERWQQARHHAARAVLRSRQHDRLGEAMAYRAMARASAAGHGRTSPEIYLALAMKNALARGARHEIAITQLCDAEMRAARGEHEHVAELLDQAEGLFEAMGMSWHIEAARNLRRRSK